The Thalassotalea sp. LPB0316 nucleotide sequence AATTCTAATCGGCTTTTCGCCCATTAATATCCAACCACTGATAAAGTTGTTGATTACGTTTTGCGCGCCAAAACCAAAACCGATGGCGATAGCACCCGATAAAAACGCAAATGCCGTTATTGGCACGTTGATCATCGACAAGGTAGTGATAAAGATCAGTGCCAGCGCAATAACGTACAAAATACGCTCAATTAAGTGCACTAAATTAGGGTCTTTGTTTTTATCTTTTAAGCGATTACCCAAAAGCTTGATAGAAAAGCGCGAAAGCCAAATACTCACGATCAGCCAAATTGGGACCGTTAGTACTTCGAGCAAGGTAAAATCGTTACCGTTAAAGGTAAAGAGGGTCATGTTTAAAATATTTTGGATCTTCTCAAGCATCATTACTCCTCAAGGGTTGAAGAAATAAAGGTTTGTGACACGTCAACATAAAAGTGATCACTAATTGCCTGTCGCCCCAATAACATTAAATAAGTCATATCAGAGCGATCAGTTAAGGTAATTTCAATATTCCACTTGTGATCGCCTAAAATTGCCGGTGTTTTGACAACATAGCGCTGTTCACTCAAACCATTAGATGATTTTACTTTTCTAACATCGTGTAACAAAGCCGAACAATGGGTAATTGTCTCAACATTGTGGATTTCAGGGTGAATATCAAATTCAATACCTGGCTTACCTTTGATCTTTACGCGCTTGATATTATCAACGTGTAAAGATGAAGTTTGTGCGCCGGTATCAACACGTACCGGCAGCTGGCTAATACCTAACTCAGGTAAATCAATTGCCTCAATGTGGCCAATAATCATTCTATCTGTCATAACAATTCTTCACTTGTTTCTGTGTTAACAACTAACGCTTCTTCAACGTTGCCAATATGCTCGGCAATTTGCTCATCATCTTCACTAAAAAACGCAATGTGATACATAGCTTCACCTTCTTGTACCAGCGGAATATTTTGCTTACCGATAATAACCCCACTCTTATGCGCTAAGACTTTACCGAGTACATCACCATAAGGACTGCCTATTTCAGCCAAGACATCGCCTTTGACGACTTGATCGCCTAATTCGTATAAATGCGTTGCAATACCACTAGCACTTGCTCTCACCCAGCCGCTATGATTCGCAATAAACTGAGTCGACTTGCGCTTTCTCGCACCGCGTTTAGGCATCATTTTTAAATGGCGAAGAACATTCACTATGCCCTTGATACCGGCGCGAATAGAGAACTCGTCAAAACGCAACGCTTCACCCGCCTCATAAAGCAATACTTTGGTTTTATTTTTAACCGCAGCCTCACGCAGTGAACCATCAAGTACATCTGAGTTCAAAATTACAGGCACATCAAACACTTTAGCCAACTCTAATGTCATTTCATCAGACAAATCCGCGCGAATTTGCGGCAAATTTGAGCGATGGATAGCGCCAGTGTGCAAATCAATCCCGTAATCACAATGGCTAACAATTTCCGTCAAAAAGATATTGGCAACCCTTGCAGCTAAAGACCCTTTTGCTGAACCCGGAAAGCTTCGGTTTAAGTCGCGGCGATCCGGCATGTAACGCGATTGGTTTACCACGCCGTATACATTGACCATAGGTACCGCTATTAATGTACCGGCTGAAACCTTAAAGCCTTTCAAGTTAATTAATCGGCGAATAATTTCTATACCATTGAGTTCATCGCCATGGACAGCAGCACTGACGAAAATCGTTGGACCACGTCGCTTACCGCGAATAATATAAACTGGCAAATGAACATCAGCATCGGTATAAAGCTTGGCTACGGGCAAATCGATTTTACGCGTTTCGCCCATGCCAATCTCATATTCAC carries:
- a CDS encoding ATP-dependent zinc protease, producing the protein MTDRMIIGHIEAIDLPELGISQLPVRVDTGAQTSSLHVDNIKRVKIKGKPGIEFDIHPEIHNVETITHCSALLHDVRKVKSSNGLSEQRYVVKTPAILGDHKWNIEITLTDRSDMTYLMLLGRQAISDHFYVDVSQTFISSTLEE
- a CDS encoding succinylglutamate desuccinylase/aspartoacylase family protein — translated: MTILKIGEYEIGMGETRKIDLPVAKLYTDADVHLPVYIIRGKRRGPTIFVSAAVHGDELNGIEIIRRLINLKGFKVSAGTLIAVPMVNVYGVVNQSRYMPDRRDLNRSFPGSAKGSLAARVANIFLTEIVSHCDYGIDLHTGAIHRSNLPQIRADLSDEMTLELAKVFDVPVILNSDVLDGSLREAAVKNKTKVLLYEAGEALRFDEFSIRAGIKGIVNVLRHLKMMPKRGARKRKSTQFIANHSGWVRASASGIATHLYELGDQVVKGDVLAEIGSPYGDVLGKVLAHKSGVIIGKQNIPLVQEGEAMYHIAFFSEDDEQIAEHIGNVEEALVVNTETSEELL